The proteins below are encoded in one region of Microbispora sp. NBC_01189:
- a CDS encoding STAS domain-containing protein: MTVPVDAARRRIVEIFTSEEGPLLRRWSEVSGAPVDELRDLHQALRTALADDGDLADVRGLLGELSRARARQGYTPSDTARVVFSLKEAVYEQVEADGQGDALRGFAWLSRLIDDLGLFTFETYSAAREKIIIDQAEQLLELSTPVVKLWEGIVAVPLVGTLDSARTQVVMEKLLQTLVDTGSEHAVIDITGVPAVDTEVAQHLLKTVVAARLMGAECVISGIRPQIAHTIVTLGIEFGDIVTKASLADALAYALSRSGVQLKGAATARVAVRAERG, translated from the coding sequence GTGACCGTTCCCGTGGACGCCGCCCGGCGGCGCATCGTTGAGATATTCACATCCGAGGAGGGGCCGCTGCTGCGGCGGTGGAGCGAGGTGTCCGGCGCGCCGGTCGACGAGCTCCGGGACCTGCACCAGGCGCTCCGCACGGCCCTCGCCGACGACGGCGACCTCGCGGACGTACGCGGCCTGCTCGGCGAGCTGTCCCGCGCCCGCGCGCGGCAGGGCTACACCCCCTCCGACACCGCCCGGGTCGTGTTCTCCCTGAAGGAAGCGGTGTACGAACAGGTCGAGGCCGACGGGCAGGGCGACGCGCTGCGCGGCTTCGCCTGGCTGTCACGACTGATCGACGATCTCGGACTGTTCACCTTCGAGACCTACTCCGCCGCCCGCGAGAAGATCATCATCGACCAGGCGGAGCAGCTTCTCGAACTCTCGACGCCCGTCGTGAAGCTGTGGGAGGGGATCGTCGCGGTGCCGCTGGTCGGCACGCTCGACTCCGCCCGCACGCAGGTGGTGATGGAGAAGCTGCTGCAGACGCTGGTGGACACCGGCTCGGAGCACGCGGTGATCGACATCACCGGCGTGCCCGCGGTGGACACCGAGGTCGCGCAGCACCTGCTCAAGACCGTCGTCGCGGCCCGGCTGATGGGCGCGGAGTGCGTGATCTCCGGCATCCGCCCGCAGATCGCGCACACCATCGTCACGCTGGGCATCGAGTTCGGCGACATCGTGACGAAGGCGTCGCTCGCCGACGCCCTCGCGTACGCGCTGTCCCGCAGCGGTGTGCAGCTCAAGGGCGCCGCGACCGCCCGGGTCGCGGTCAGGGCGGAGCGCGGCTGA
- a CDS encoding STAS domain-containing protein, with product MERVPILKLGDILIVSIQIDLDDQSVLFLQEDLAERVVSSGARGVIIDITAVEIVDSFIGRMLSTIAAMTRMLDAETVVVGMRPAVAITLVELGLSLGGVRTALNLEKGVVMLEHARSAEG from the coding sequence ATGGAGCGCGTGCCGATCCTCAAGCTGGGCGACATCCTGATCGTCTCCATCCAGATCGATCTGGACGACCAGAGCGTGCTCTTCCTCCAAGAGGACCTGGCCGAGAGGGTGGTGTCCAGCGGAGCGCGCGGGGTGATCATCGACATCACCGCCGTGGAGATCGTCGACTCGTTCATCGGCCGGATGCTGTCGACCATCGCCGCGATGACGCGCATGCTCGACGCCGAGACCGTGGTGGTCGGGATGCGTCCCGCCGTGGCGATCACGCTGGTGGAGCTGGGACTGTCGCTCGGCGGCGTGCGCACGGCCCTCAACCTCGAAAAGGGAGTCGTGATGCTGGAGCACGCGAGGAGCGCCGAGGGGTGA
- a CDS encoding anti-sigma regulatory factor encodes MPIATNGDVVLVRQKVRSVAAEIGLSLVDQTKIVTAASELARNVLVHAGGGQVEVEKVSTGLRPGLRLVFSDEGPGISDIAQAMTDGFTTGGGLGLGLSGSRRLVDDFDLVSAPGEGTRITVTKWAR; translated from the coding sequence ATGCCCATCGCCACCAACGGCGACGTCGTACTGGTGCGCCAGAAGGTCAGGAGCGTGGCGGCCGAGATCGGGCTCTCCCTGGTCGACCAAACCAAGATCGTGACCGCCGCCAGCGAGCTGGCCAGGAACGTCCTGGTGCACGCCGGCGGCGGACAGGTGGAGGTCGAGAAGGTCTCCACCGGGCTGCGGCCGGGGCTGCGGCTCGTCTTCTCCGACGAGGGCCCCGGCATCTCCGACATCGCGCAGGCGATGACCGACGGCTTCACCACAGGTGGCGGTCTCGGGCTCGGCCTGAGCGGGTCGCGGCGGCTCGTCGACGATTTCGACCTGGTCTCCGCCCCCGGAGAGGGCACCCGCATCACGGTGACCAAGTGGGCCCGTTGA
- a CDS encoding ATP-binding SpoIIE family protein phosphatase, with protein MAGPVGEPGEGRMAGRPEDVWVRATDPSVIGAVRRSAVALATAAGFDENRTGQVAVAVTEAVSNLVKHAEEGVVLVRAHGERPGVVELVAVDRGPGIADLARALRDGFSTSGTLGIGLGAIARMASAWDVHSIPGRGTVLVTHFTADGLPGPPPRTSGIRRPIGEETVCGDSYAVADTGGVITALLCDGLGHGAAAAYASREAVRIFLEDPLTPPVAALERVHRGLGHTRGGAVAVVRVERETVSYAGLGNISGWIAHAEGRQGMISLPGIAGHKGRRPQQYEYALPSHATVVLHSDGLTDRWDPASFPGLFARTPAVIGATLLRDAGSRRDDACVVALRQRP; from the coding sequence GTGGCCGGACCGGTAGGCGAACCGGGTGAGGGCCGCATGGCCGGCCGTCCCGAGGACGTCTGGGTCCGCGCCACCGACCCCAGCGTGATCGGCGCCGTCCGAAGGTCGGCGGTCGCGCTCGCGACCGCCGCCGGGTTCGACGAGAACCGCACGGGCCAGGTGGCCGTGGCGGTCACCGAGGCGGTATCGAACCTGGTCAAGCATGCCGAGGAGGGCGTCGTCCTGGTGCGCGCGCACGGCGAGCGGCCGGGCGTGGTGGAGCTGGTGGCCGTCGACCGTGGACCGGGCATCGCCGACCTCGCCCGCGCCCTGCGGGACGGCTTCTCCACTTCGGGAACCCTCGGCATCGGGCTGGGCGCCATCGCCCGCATGGCCTCGGCCTGGGACGTCCACAGCATTCCGGGCCGGGGCACCGTCCTGGTGACGCACTTCACCGCGGACGGCCTGCCCGGGCCGCCGCCGCGCACGAGCGGGATCCGCCGCCCGATCGGCGAGGAGACGGTCTGCGGCGACTCCTACGCCGTGGCCGACACCGGCGGCGTGATCACGGCCCTCCTCTGCGACGGGCTCGGCCACGGCGCCGCGGCCGCGTACGCCTCCCGCGAGGCGGTGCGGATATTCCTGGAAGACCCCCTCACCCCACCCGTCGCCGCGCTGGAACGCGTGCATCGCGGGCTGGGCCACACCAGAGGGGGCGCCGTGGCCGTCGTCAGGGTCGAGCGGGAGACCGTTTCCTACGCCGGGCTGGGCAACATCTCGGGCTGGATCGCGCACGCCGAGGGCCGTCAGGGCATGATCTCCCTGCCGGGCATCGCCGGGCACAAGGGCAGGCGCCCGCAGCAGTACGAGTACGCGCTGCCGTCGCACGCCACGGTCGTGCTGCACTCCGACGGCCTCACCGACCGCTGGGACCCCGCGTCCTTCCCCGGCCTGTTCGCCCGCACCCCGGCCGTGATCGGCGCCACCCTGCTGCGCGACGCCGGCAGCCGAAGGGACGACGCCTGCGTCGTGGCGCTGAGGCAGCGGCCGTGA
- a CDS encoding ATP-binding protein, giving the protein MTGEVLTRADIGGDQDVFAVRRLGRRIAELVGMESQDQIRMATALSEIGREVLASGAQGHVTFSLAEDRVVVTVEYGDGHGLPRSEGLKLAGRLVDEVTLAAEEGRVTLVKRVPGHRRSPSAADVRAELAPLAPATALDELREQNKELARTLEEVLRLNGELEETNQGVMALYNQLSAELEETNRGVVALYAELDEKSSQLRSAAEARQRFWASVSHELRLPLTSIIGLVRLMVGTGGEPLTGEQEHQVNLIGGSAETLLDLVGELLDLAKAESGRLDPEPSLVDVVALAEALRGTLHTAVRAEGVGLVIQVSPEVGEMLVDEVMLTRILRNLLSNALKFTQEGEVRLTAEVDPAMAEVVFTITDTGVGIPEELLERVFEEFFQVPGPLQLRAKGTGLGLPYARRLAEALGGTLELSSTQGEGTTVELRVPHRMASPEIGHVLVADDDAGFRALARRLLFGFAAVVDEAADGYEALERMREHVPDVALVDLFMPRLDGAALRQRMAGDEILREVPVVAVSGALDEQESAHLSLSKHGLRRDRLLETVREAVAARRGGGADD; this is encoded by the coding sequence GTGACGGGCGAGGTGCTCACGCGCGCGGACATCGGCGGAGACCAGGACGTCTTCGCGGTCCGGCGGCTCGGCAGGCGGATCGCCGAGCTCGTGGGCATGGAGTCGCAGGACCAGATCCGCATGGCGACCGCGCTCAGCGAGATCGGCCGCGAGGTGCTGGCCTCGGGCGCCCAGGGGCACGTGACCTTCAGCCTGGCCGAAGACCGGGTGGTCGTCACCGTCGAGTACGGCGACGGGCACGGCCTGCCGCGCAGCGAGGGCCTGAAGCTCGCCGGCCGGCTCGTCGACGAGGTCACCCTGGCCGCCGAGGAGGGGCGCGTCACGCTGGTGAAGCGGGTGCCCGGGCACCGCCGGAGCCCCTCGGCCGCCGACGTGCGGGCCGAGCTGGCCCCGCTGGCGCCCGCCACCGCGCTGGACGAGCTGCGCGAGCAGAACAAGGAGCTGGCCCGCACGCTGGAGGAGGTCCTGCGGCTCAACGGCGAGCTGGAGGAGACCAACCAGGGTGTGATGGCGCTGTACAACCAGCTGTCGGCGGAGCTGGAGGAGACCAACCGGGGGGTCGTGGCGCTCTACGCCGAGCTGGACGAGAAGTCGTCCCAGCTGCGCAGCGCCGCCGAGGCCAGGCAGCGGTTCTGGGCCAGCGTGAGCCATGAGCTGCGGCTGCCGCTGACCTCGATCATCGGGCTGGTCCGGCTGATGGTCGGAACGGGGGGCGAGCCGCTGACCGGGGAGCAGGAACACCAGGTGAACCTCATCGGCGGCAGCGCGGAGACGCTGCTCGACCTGGTGGGGGAGCTGCTCGACCTGGCCAAGGCCGAGTCGGGGCGGCTCGACCCGGAGCCGTCGCTGGTGGACGTGGTCGCACTGGCCGAGGCACTGCGCGGGACGCTGCACACCGCCGTACGGGCGGAGGGGGTCGGCCTGGTCATCCAGGTGTCCCCCGAGGTCGGCGAGATGCTCGTCGACGAGGTCATGCTCACCCGGATCCTGCGCAACCTGCTCAGCAACGCGCTGAAGTTCACCCAGGAGGGTGAGGTGCGGCTGACCGCCGAGGTCGACCCGGCGATGGCCGAGGTCGTCTTCACCATCACCGACACCGGCGTCGGCATCCCCGAGGAACTCCTGGAGCGGGTCTTCGAGGAGTTCTTCCAGGTGCCCGGGCCACTCCAGCTCAGGGCGAAGGGGACCGGCCTCGGCCTGCCGTACGCCCGCAGGCTCGCCGAGGCGCTCGGCGGCACACTGGAGCTGTCGAGCACGCAGGGGGAGGGGACGACGGTGGAGCTGCGGGTGCCGCACCGCATGGCGAGCCCCGAGATCGGCCACGTGCTGGTGGCCGACGACGACGCGGGGTTCCGTGCGCTGGCCCGGCGCCTGTTGTTCGGCTTCGCCGCCGTCGTGGACGAGGCCGCCGACGGGTATGAGGCCCTCGAACGGATGCGTGAGCACGTCCCGGACGTCGCCCTGGTCGATCTCTTCATGCCCCGGCTGGACGGCGCCGCCCTGCGGCAGCGGATGGCCGGGGACGAGATCCTCCGGGAGGTGCCCGTGGTCGCGGTGTCGGGAGCGCTGGACGAGCAGGAGAGCGCGCACCTGTCGCTGAGCAAGCACGGGTTGCGCCGGGACCGGCTGCTGGAGACGGTCAGGGAGGCGGTCGCCGCGCGGCGCGGAGGTGGGGCCGATGATTGA
- a CDS encoding fused response regulator/phosphatase produces MIDAAATVLVVDDIPTKRYILSSWLRRAGHRVVEAGGGEEALALVATLRPDLVVLDVRMPDLGGMEVCEKIKANPETTSIPVIQVSGNAITPADRAEGLERGADAYLSEPIQPDEFAATVRAMLRYYRARQRAERMAARLSMLAEITLLLNEADDFERLLSVAAEGCSRLVERPARVLAVSPDGKLRRFSAQPGEAGAARPVRPDTLDKLTAIAVGDSTGVWTFDLDSSRWAAVVPDSEVAGGVSGVLCRTKSGRPPVFLGVESDPALDGDEVSLLRQFGQAVALAVDAARAYAEEHTIALTLQRSLLPERIPSVPGLRIAVRYQPAVDNVEVGGDFYEVLQLGDRVLIALGDVQGHSLYAATVMAELRYALRASVIEAVDPARSMSLLNAVLRRYHPRMTATVCLLLLDPETGEIELVNAGHIPPLMAGRETAYHRFGNLLLGVAEERYRVDRLHLAEGATMVLFTDGLIEDRDKLLDESLEIARQQAEQVGDDLESFCDRLIATFGAREDDVALVAFRRVPR; encoded by the coding sequence ATGATTGACGCCGCGGCGACCGTGCTCGTCGTCGACGACATCCCGACCAAGCGCTACATCCTGTCCAGCTGGCTGCGGCGGGCGGGGCACCGTGTGGTGGAGGCCGGCGGCGGCGAGGAGGCGCTGGCCCTCGTCGCCACGCTCAGGCCGGACCTGGTCGTCCTCGATGTGCGGATGCCCGACCTCGGGGGCATGGAGGTCTGCGAGAAGATCAAGGCCAACCCCGAGACCACCTCGATCCCGGTGATCCAGGTGTCCGGCAACGCGATCACCCCGGCCGACCGCGCCGAGGGGCTGGAGCGCGGGGCCGACGCCTATCTCTCCGAGCCGATCCAGCCCGACGAGTTCGCGGCGACGGTCCGGGCGATGCTGCGCTACTACCGGGCACGGCAGCGGGCCGAGCGGATGGCGGCCCGGCTGAGCATGCTCGCCGAGATCACCCTGCTCCTGAACGAGGCGGACGACTTCGAGCGGCTGCTGTCGGTGGCCGCCGAGGGCTGCTCCCGGCTGGTGGAGCGGCCCGCGCGGGTGCTGGCCGTCTCGCCGGACGGGAAGCTGCGCAGGTTCTCCGCCCAGCCCGGCGAGGCCGGCGCGGCCCGGCCGGTGCGGCCCGACACCCTCGACAAGCTCACCGCCATCGCGGTCGGGGACTCCACCGGGGTGTGGACGTTCGACCTGGACAGCTCGAGGTGGGCCGCCGTCGTCCCCGACAGCGAGGTGGCCGGTGGCGTCTCGGGCGTGCTGTGCCGTACGAAGTCGGGCCGGCCGCCGGTCTTCCTGGGCGTGGAGTCGGACCCGGCGCTCGACGGCGACGAGGTGAGCCTGCTGCGGCAGTTCGGCCAGGCGGTCGCCCTGGCCGTCGACGCGGCCCGCGCGTACGCCGAGGAGCACACGATCGCGCTGACGCTGCAGCGCAGCCTGCTGCCCGAGAGGATCCCGTCCGTGCCGGGCCTGCGGATCGCCGTGCGTTACCAGCCCGCGGTGGACAACGTGGAGGTGGGCGGGGACTTCTACGAGGTCCTGCAGCTGGGCGACCGGGTGCTGATCGCGCTCGGCGATGTGCAGGGCCACTCGCTGTACGCCGCCACCGTGATGGCGGAGCTCCGGTACGCGCTGCGGGCGTCGGTGATCGAGGCGGTCGACCCGGCCCGGTCGATGAGCCTGCTCAACGCGGTCCTGCGGCGTTATCACCCCCGGATGACGGCGACCGTCTGCCTGCTCCTGCTCGACCCGGAGACGGGTGAGATCGAACTCGTGAACGCCGGGCACATCCCGCCGCTGATGGCGGGCCGGGAGACGGCCTATCACCGGTTCGGGAACCTGCTGCTGGGCGTGGCCGAGGAGCGGTACCGGGTGGACCGGCTCCACCTGGCCGAGGGCGCCACGATGGTGCTGTTCACCGACGGGCTGATCGAGGACCGCGACAAACTGCTCGACGAGAGCCTGGAGATCGCCCGCCAGCAGGCCGAACAAGTGGGCGACGACCTGGAGAGCTTCTGCGACCGGCTCATCGCCACGTTCGGGGCCCGCGAGGACGACGTGGCGCTCGTCGCCTTCCGCCGCGTGCCGCGCTGA
- a CDS encoding YgfZ/GcvT domain-containing protein, with the protein MRSPLLDTPGAVAAQAPDETVAAHYGDPYAEQRALAAGRALVDRSDREVVRVAGPDRLGWLNDLSSQKLDTLRPGTPAQALLLDGQGRVEHHLTLVDDGEAVWAHVEPGTAAELVAFLEKMRFMLRVEVADLTSDYAVVSVAPPAPAGLEETRTEGRALPEGTVVMGGDLLVPRDRLAGLPEELGLRPAGLWAYEALRIAAHVPRLGFETDHKTIPHELGWIGVAVHLNKGCYRGQETVARVHNLGHPPRRLVFLHLDGSVDDLPPHGAPVTLGVGTPAEAEPEAAVEGAAEPGQLGFVGSSARHYELGPIALAVVKRTVPVDIDLLAGGVAASQEVVVPPDAGRNVHIDPSLRRRVR; encoded by the coding sequence ATGCGGAGCCCTTTGCTTGACACACCCGGCGCGGTGGCCGCGCAGGCGCCGGACGAGACGGTGGCGGCACACTACGGCGACCCCTACGCCGAGCAGCGCGCGCTCGCGGCGGGGCGGGCGCTGGTCGACCGGAGCGACCGCGAGGTCGTGCGCGTCGCCGGGCCCGACCGGCTCGGCTGGCTCAACGACCTCAGCTCCCAGAAGCTGGACACGCTCCGGCCGGGCACGCCCGCCCAGGCGCTGCTGCTGGACGGCCAGGGCCGCGTCGAGCACCACCTGACCCTGGTGGACGACGGCGAGGCCGTGTGGGCGCACGTGGAGCCGGGCACGGCGGCGGAGCTGGTCGCCTTCCTGGAGAAGATGCGTTTCATGCTGCGGGTCGAGGTCGCCGACCTCACCTCGGACTACGCGGTGGTCTCCGTCGCCCCGCCCGCCCCCGCGGGTCTGGAGGAGACCCGGACGGAGGGCCGGGCGCTCCCCGAGGGGACCGTCGTGATGGGCGGCGACCTGCTCGTGCCGCGCGACCGGCTGGCCGGTCTCCCGGAGGAGCTGGGCCTGCGGCCTGCAGGGCTGTGGGCCTACGAGGCGCTGCGCATCGCGGCCCACGTGCCCCGGCTCGGGTTCGAGACCGACCACAAGACGATTCCCCACGAGCTCGGCTGGATCGGCGTGGCGGTCCACCTGAACAAGGGGTGCTACCGGGGGCAGGAGACGGTCGCCCGGGTGCACAACCTCGGCCACCCGCCCCGCCGACTGGTCTTCCTGCACCTCGACGGCAGCGTCGACGACCTGCCGCCCCACGGCGCCCCGGTGACGCTCGGCGTGGGCACCCCGGCCGAGGCGGAGCCCGAGGCGGCCGTGGAGGGCGCCGCCGAGCCCGGCCAGCTGGGGTTCGTGGGTTCCTCGGCCCGCCACTACGAGCTGGGCCCGATCGCCCTCGCGGTCGTCAAGCGGACGGTGCCGGTGGACATCGACCTGCTGGCCGGTGGGGTGGCGGCGAGCCAGGAGGTCGTCGTTCCGCCGGACGCGGGCCGCAACGTGCACATCGACCCCTCCCTGCGCCGCCGCGTCCGCTGA
- the dtd gene encoding D-aminoacyl-tRNA deacylase — protein MRAVVQRVSSASVVVEGRVVGAIDEPGLLVLVGVTHTDGRTEAARLAAKLWGLRILHGEKSCSDVGAPLLVISQFTLYGDARRGRRPTWQSAAPGPVAEPLVEAVVAELRTLGARVETGLFGADMKVTLTNDGPITLVLDV, from the coding sequence ATGCGTGCGGTCGTACAGCGGGTCAGTTCCGCGTCGGTTGTGGTGGAGGGCCGTGTCGTCGGAGCGATCGACGAGCCCGGCCTGCTCGTCCTCGTGGGCGTCACCCACACCGACGGCCGGACCGAGGCGGCGCGACTCGCCGCCAAACTGTGGGGGCTGCGGATCCTGCACGGCGAGAAGTCGTGTTCCGACGTCGGCGCCCCGCTGCTGGTCATCAGCCAGTTCACCCTGTACGGCGACGCCCGCAGGGGCCGCAGGCCCACCTGGCAGTCGGCCGCTCCCGGCCCGGTGGCCGAGCCGCTGGTGGAGGCGGTCGTGGCCGAACTGCGGACGCTCGGCGCGCGGGTCGAGACCGGCCTCTTCGGCGCCGACATGAAGGTGACCCTCACCAACGACGGCCCGATCACGCTCGTCCTGGACGTCTGA
- a CDS encoding asparaginase has product MSEIVVEVVRSGFVESVHHARVHVIGADGSEALVRGDTASLASPRSALKPLQALAMVRAGLPLEGELLALAAASHSGESFHVDGARKILAGAGLDESHLRCPEDLPLDEEASRQVLRQYGEARRVFMNCSGKHAAMLATCVVNGWPVDGYPHPGHPLQRAIRATVEELTGERVAATGVDGCGAPLFFVSMAAVTRAFRRLTLAPDGSPERRVADAMRAHPEWTSGTTRAEAVLMRAVPGLLVKSGAEAFDAFADAEGRAGAVKIVDGGGRARVPVTVAALRAAGIDAPVLSGLATTPLFGGGVPVGEVRVHAV; this is encoded by the coding sequence ATGTCGGAGATAGTGGTAGAGGTCGTCCGTTCGGGATTCGTCGAGTCGGTGCACCACGCCCGCGTGCACGTGATCGGGGCGGACGGTTCCGAAGCCCTCGTGCGCGGGGACACGGCGAGCCTCGCCTCGCCGCGCTCCGCGCTGAAGCCGCTGCAGGCGCTCGCGATGGTCCGGGCCGGCCTGCCGCTGGAGGGAGAACTGCTCGCGCTGGCCGCCGCCAGCCACAGCGGGGAGTCCTTCCACGTCGACGGCGCCCGGAAGATCCTCGCGGGCGCGGGGCTCGACGAGTCCCACCTGCGCTGCCCCGAGGACCTGCCGCTGGACGAGGAGGCGAGCCGCCAGGTCCTGCGGCAGTACGGAGAGGCCCGCCGGGTCTTCATGAACTGCTCGGGCAAGCACGCGGCGATGCTCGCCACCTGCGTGGTCAACGGCTGGCCGGTGGACGGCTACCCGCATCCCGGGCACCCGTTGCAGCGCGCGATCCGCGCCACGGTGGAGGAGCTCACCGGCGAACGGGTCGCGGCGACGGGCGTGGACGGCTGCGGCGCGCCGCTGTTCTTCGTCTCGATGGCGGCGGTGACCCGCGCCTTCCGCCGCCTCACGCTGGCCCCGGACGGCAGCCCCGAGCGGCGCGTCGCCGACGCGATGCGCGCGCACCCCGAGTGGACGAGCGGCACGACCCGGGCCGAGGCCGTGCTGATGCGGGCCGTGCCCGGACTGCTGGTGAAGTCGGGCGCGGAGGCGTTCGACGCCTTCGCCGACGCCGAGGGCCGGGCCGGCGCGGTGAAGATCGTGGACGGTGGCGGCCGGGCCCGCGTGCCCGTCACCGTCGCCGCCCTGCGCGCGGCCGGGATCGACGCCCCCGTGCTCTCCGGGCTCGCGACCACGCCGCTGTTCGGCGGCGGCGTCCCGGTCGGAGAGGTCCGCGTTCACGCCGTCTGA
- a CDS encoding DUF2207 domain-containing protein — translation MLDLARRLGPAALLAALPALAVLAVSPAHASPAPAQPAYAQPARAAAAPVARDEVTLELRRDGVLHVKETVAPADGTVRRTPITRTRFDDGHDRVYRLSDVKGGSYDGETLTFSGTVEYDVTGAVAPVADGAGGGGEELRWFAVSGPVREAGVTVTGPGRVQNLSCFAGEPGAATACTGASADETGATAAFEQQDLRQGQTLTVVVGYPKGATGAAPILERRFELSNAFALNAVTGGSLAALLVLLLGGVALLYWTRGRDARVIGGETAGGTTGAWATQAGGDGRFTPLDGVRPGQIGTLVDEQADVVDVTATLVDLAVRGFLRIDEQPRQTYEAPDWCLVKLPGAPIGDLLPYERALWDAVFDGRDRVLLSQLHGSFAARLTAVRDALYQDVVNQGWFARRPDSVRSRWTTLGVAVLALGVVATVLLAWFTSYGLLGPALIIAGAALAFGGQYMPAKTAKGAEALAQTLGFREYLAHASADDVPPDRRVELFSRYLPYAVIFDNVDRWARLVGSFTGDGRQADHLYWYQGPAEWDLSRFADSMRTFTLTTSGAISSSRQFRSL, via the coding sequence ATGCTGGATCTCGCGCGCCGGCTCGGACCGGCGGCACTGCTCGCCGCCCTCCCCGCCCTCGCCGTCCTCGCCGTCTCCCCCGCGCACGCCTCCCCCGCACCCGCCCAGCCCGCGTACGCACAGCCCGCACGCGCCGCGGCGGCGCCGGTCGCCAGGGACGAGGTGACCCTGGAGCTCCGCCGGGACGGCGTGCTCCACGTGAAGGAGACGGTCGCCCCCGCCGACGGGACCGTGCGGCGCACGCCGATCACCCGCACCCGATTCGACGACGGCCACGACCGCGTCTACCGCCTCTCCGACGTCAAGGGCGGCTCGTACGACGGGGAGACCCTGACGTTCAGCGGCACGGTCGAGTACGACGTGACCGGCGCGGTCGCGCCCGTCGCCGACGGCGCGGGCGGCGGGGGTGAGGAGCTGCGCTGGTTCGCGGTGTCCGGCCCGGTGCGGGAGGCGGGGGTAACCGTGACCGGCCCGGGCAGGGTGCAGAACCTGTCCTGCTTCGCGGGCGAGCCCGGCGCGGCCACGGCCTGCACCGGCGCGTCGGCCGACGAGACCGGCGCCACCGCCGCCTTCGAGCAGCAGGACCTCCGGCAGGGCCAGACGCTCACCGTCGTCGTCGGCTATCCGAAGGGCGCGACCGGCGCGGCCCCGATCCTGGAGCGCAGGTTCGAGCTGTCCAACGCGTTCGCGCTGAACGCGGTGACCGGCGGGTCGCTCGCGGCGCTGCTGGTCCTGCTGCTGGGCGGTGTGGCCCTGCTCTATTGGACGCGCGGGCGCGACGCCCGGGTGATCGGGGGTGAGACGGCCGGCGGGACGACAGGCGCCTGGGCGACCCAGGCCGGCGGCGACGGGCGCTTCACCCCGCTGGACGGGGTGCGGCCCGGGCAGATCGGCACGCTGGTCGACGAGCAGGCCGACGTGGTCGACGTGACCGCGACCCTCGTCGACCTCGCCGTGCGCGGCTTCCTGCGGATCGACGAGCAGCCCCGGCAGACGTACGAGGCCCCGGACTGGTGCCTGGTCAAGCTGCCCGGCGCCCCGATCGGCGACCTGCTCCCCTACGAGCGCGCGCTCTGGGACGCGGTCTTCGACGGCCGCGACAGGGTGCTGCTGTCGCAGTTGCACGGGTCCTTCGCCGCGCGCCTCACGGCGGTGCGCGACGCGCTCTACCAGGACGTGGTGAACCAGGGCTGGTTCGCCCGGCGGCCCGACTCGGTGCGGTCGCGCTGGACCACCCTCGGGGTGGCGGTGCTCGCGCTCGGAGTGGTCGCCACGGTCCTGCTCGCCTGGTTCACGTCGTACGGCCTGCTGGGACCGGCTCTGATCATCGCGGGCGCGGCCCTGGCCTTCGGCGGCCAGTACATGCCGGCCAAGACCGCCAAGGGCGCCGAGGCGCTGGCGCAGACGCTCGGCTTCCGGGAGTATCTCGCCCACGCGAGCGCCGACGACGTGCCCCCGGACCGCCGGGTGGAGCTGTTCTCCCGCTACCTGCCGTACGCGGTGATCTTCGACAACGTGGACCGGTGGGCGAGGCTCGTCGGCTCGTTCACCGGCGACGGCCGGCAGGCCGACCACCTGTACTGGTACCAGGGACCGGCGGAGTGGGACCTGTCCAGGTTCGCCGACTCGATGCGGACGTTCACGCTGACCACCTCGGGCGCGATCTCGTCCTCCCGCCAGTTCCGCTCGCTCTGA